In the genome of Roseofilum casamattae BLCC-M143, the window ATAGGGGTGTAAAGGCTAGGGACAAAAGCTTGAGCTTTTCGGAATTGTAGAATTTAGATTGAGCAGGTGATTGTCCTGACGCCTTTTGGTATTGACTTTTGAGCACCTTTAAGGTAGAATACCATTCGCTCGTGTCCTATTAACTCGGACAAGTTTGGCTGATTATTCAATAGCCAGCCAGATATCGCGTCGCTCGCTCTTCGGTAGTAGGATTTGTAGGTCTCCCTCATTTCTCCCTTTTTTCTCGCTAAATAGACGAAAAGGAATTCTAGAGAGGACTTTACAGCGTTCGCCCGTTAGGGCTAAAGTAAACCTCGTCGGTTTGAGTCCTCCAGGGCGCGCTATATTAACTGAATAAACCCAGTAACCCCAAGGTACTTGTTCCCAAATCAGTAGCAGATGTCTGCTGTGGTTGAGTGGAAACGATTGGGTAGGCTGAATTGTTTTCCGAAGAGAGAACAGTACAGCTATCTGGGATAGTAGATAATTGTATGAGAGGCGATCGCCGATCGCAATTAGAGATCGAAAGGGAGACAGTAGCACTGTGGCTAAAAAAGAAACCGCGCCAGCCCAAGAAAAATCGGAAAACCTCCTAGAATTTTCCAGTAAATTTCTGCAAGGCACCAAAGATGAACTGCAAAAAGTCGTTTGGCCCTCTCGTCAGCAACTCATTAGCGAATCCGTAGCCGTTATGTCTATGGTGAGCCTATTTGCCTTTCTGATCTTTGCTGTCGATAAACTATTTATTTGGACCGCTAGTCAGGTATTTTGATCCGGGAAGCAGAGCAAATGAGCGAGTCAACTCCGAGAGACATAGACGAATTAGACAGCCCGGAAATGACGGGTGAATCGAGCACGAAGGCAGATAAGCCGAAGTGGTATGCGGTTCAAGTAGCCTCTGGTTGCGAAAAGCGAGTGAAAACCAACTTAGAGCAGCGCAAAGACACCTTGAATGTCGGCACTCGCATCGTGGAAGTCCGTATTCCGGAAAAATCCACCATGCAATACCGCAAAGGCGGAAAGTCTCAAGAAACCAAAGAGAAAGTCCTGCCTGGATACGTCTTAATCTACATGGTCCTCGACGATGAAACCTGGCCCGTCGTCAAAAATACCCCGAATGTGATTAACTTTGTAGGGGCAGAACAACGGCGGCGTTCCGGTCGCGGACGAGGTCATGTGAAACCC includes:
- the secE gene encoding preprotein translocase subunit SecE; its protein translation is MAKKETAPAQEKSENLLEFSSKFLQGTKDELQKVVWPSRQQLISESVAVMSMVSLFAFLIFAVDKLFIWTASQVF
- the nusG gene encoding transcription termination/antitermination protein NusG; the encoded protein is MSESTPRDIDELDSPEMTGESSTKADKPKWYAVQVASGCEKRVKTNLEQRKDTLNVGTRIVEVRIPEKSTMQYRKGGKSQETKEKVLPGYVLIYMVLDDETWPVVKNTPNVINFVGAEQRRRSGRGRGHVKPMPLSRGEVERMFKQTEDAKTEVKIDMAPGDKILVLSGPFKDFEGEVIEVSPERSKLKALLSIFGRDTPVELEFNQVEKQ